One part of the Gammaproteobacteria bacterium genome encodes these proteins:
- a CDS encoding NTP transferase domain-containing protein — MKAVMLAAGVGRRLGIDTPKCLLAFDGKTLLQRHLEILRSCGIDNLTLGVGHRAADIA, encoded by the coding sequence ATGAAAGCGGTGATGCTGGCCGCCGGCGTGGGGCGGCGTCTCGGCATCGACACACCGAAATGCCTGCTCGCCTTCGACGGGAAAACGCTGTTGCAGCGGCATCTCGAAATACTGCGAAGCTGCGGTATCGATAACCTGACCCTCGGGGTAGGGCACCGGGCGGCCGACATCGCGC